The following coding sequences are from one Methanococcoides orientis window:
- a CDS encoding cobalamin B12-binding domain-containing protein, which produces MLSKEELLGQAYESFVKIDENRVFEVIEKWFESGYDVKDLLKKFVEALTEIGRRFDEKEYFLAQLMNSASLLDKANDLIAERLAESGIKVESKGTVVIGTVRNDTHDLGKNIASSMLRIAGFNVIDLGKDLGPSEFVDAAIENKATIIAASSMTSTTMNNLREIIDLLKEKGSRDDVKVMVSGAPVTQEYADKIGADACVRTATEAVEAAEILIRCHKK; this is translated from the coding sequence ATGCTATCAAAAGAGGAACTTCTCGGTCAAGCATACGAATCATTTGTGAAAATTGATGAAAATAGGGTCTTCGAGGTCATTGAAAAGTGGTTTGAAAGCGGCTATGACGTGAAAGACCTTCTGAAAAAATTCGTTGAGGCTCTGACTGAGATCGGTAGAAGATTTGACGAAAAAGAATATTTCCTTGCCCAGTTGATGAATTCAGCTTCTCTTCTTGATAAAGCGAACGATCTCATTGCTGAAAGGCTGGCTGAAAGTGGGATAAAGGTCGAAAGCAAAGGAACTGTTGTCATAGGCACTGTCAGGAATGACACGCATGATCTGGGGAAGAACATTGCATCAAGTATGTTACGAATTGCAGGCTTTAATGTGATCGATCTGGGTAAGGACCTAGGTCCATCAGAGTTTGTCGATGCAGCAATTGAGAATAAAGCTACCATCATTGCAGCATCCTCTATGACAAGCACGACAATGAACAATCTCAGGGAGATCATCGATCTCTTGAAAGAAAAAGGAAGTCGGGATGATGTAAAAGTAATGGTCAGTGGTGCTCCTGTTACACAGGAATATGCTGACAAGATCGGTGCCGATGCCTGTGTAAGGACTGCCACAGAGGCTGTGGAAGCTGCTGAAATTCTGATAAGATGTCATAAGAAATGA
- the fae gene encoding formaldehyde-activating enzyme, with protein sequence MAKFTNSLIGEALVGEGPEVAHIDLVIGTKGSAVETAFMNALANPQQGHSPLLAVLEPNVMPKPATLLVNKVTIKNVSQASLMFGPAQAAVAKAVMDSVADGVIPKEEAENLLIIVSVFLEWDATDKEKIYEFNYEATKMAIKRAVDGTPTVDEALAKKDSAEHPFA encoded by the coding sequence ATGGCAAAATTCACAAACAGCTTAATTGGCGAAGCATTGGTAGGAGAAGGACCAGAAGTTGCACACATCGATCTTGTTATCGGTACAAAGGGAAGTGCAGTTGAGACCGCGTTCATGAACGCACTTGCAAACCCACAGCAGGGTCATTCCCCATTACTTGCAGTCCTTGAACCAAATGTCATGCCAAAACCTGCAACACTTCTGGTGAACAAGGTAACCATCAAGAATGTATCTCAGGCTTCCCTGATGTTCGGACCTGCGCAGGCAGCTGTTGCAAAAGCTGTAATGGACAGTGTAGCTGATGGCGTCATTCCAAAAGAAGAAGCAGAGAACCTTCTCATCATTGTTTCAGTCTTCCTCGAATGGGATGCAACAGACAAGGAAAAGATCTACGAGTTCAACTACGAAGCAACAAAGATGGCAATAAAGCGTGCTGTTGACGGAACACCAACAGTCGATGAAGCACTTGCAAAGAAGGACTCTGCAGAGCACCCATTTGCTTAA
- a CDS encoding winged helix-turn-helix transcriptional regulator, translated as MGELENSPIDKAIRLISKKWTLNIIRDMFCGSTHFNDFLKNNPKLSSKVLSDKLRQLEKDELIEKVITSKTPLNIEYHLTGKGRNLNRVLFELSEFAYKECLDESAPECTEKSFELTKKILGINDQ; from the coding sequence ATGGGAGAATTGGAAAACAGCCCGATCGATAAAGCTATCAGATTGATAAGCAAGAAATGGACACTGAACATCATCCGGGATATGTTCTGTGGCAGCACACACTTCAACGATTTTTTAAAGAATAATCCCAAGCTCAGCAGCAAGGTCCTTTCAGACAAATTGCGTCAGCTGGAAAAAGATGAACTTATAGAAAAGGTGATCACCTCCAAAACACCACTGAACATAGAATATCACCTGACAGGCAAAGGCCGGAATCTTAACAGGGTACTTTTCGAACTTTCCGAATTCGCTTACAAGGAGTGCTTGGACGAATCTGCTCCGGAATGTACAGAGAAAAGCTTTGAGCTTACAAAGAAGATCCTCGGAATTAATGATCAATGA
- a CDS encoding PGF-pre-PGF domain-containing protein, translating to MIHIRVPVAWYEQNELDPTTTTVTHCGAEYVEWEMLEVVSSSVDKDYYYFTVRTPGFSEFAVAALPFGMDAMFPVESEDVDTTTDSGHLGDSTEERFTSSMWLLPVIAGILGIFLFVLWKRRKDEEDEQMR from the coding sequence CTGATCCACATCCGTGTTCCTGTAGCATGGTATGAGCAGAATGAACTTGATCCAACCACCACAACTGTGACTCACTGCGGCGCTGAGTATGTTGAATGGGAAATGCTTGAAGTTGTTTCCTCTTCAGTGGATAAAGACTATTATTACTTCACAGTGAGGACTCCGGGATTCTCAGAGTTCGCAGTAGCAGCGCTGCCATTTGGTATGGATGCAATGTTCCCTGTGGAAAGTGAGGATGTTGACACCACAACCGACAGTGGACATTTAGGTGATTCTACAGAAGAAAGATTTACAAGTTCAATGTGGTTGCTTCCTGTGATCGCAGGAATTCTGGGAATTTTCCTCTTCGTTCTCTGGAAGAGAAGGAAGGATGAAGAAGATGAACAGATGAGATAA
- a CDS encoding Ig-like domain-containing protein, whose product MLILIGMMISSPASAATFAVGDGSAGNPYQISTIEQLQNMSTALSANYILINDIDASETISWNSNAGFVPIGSSSSHFTGSFNGSGYVITGLHINRPSTSYIGLFGYVGSSSELNNVWLEHVNITGVDYVGGLVGWNDGSVIQSHSNGNITGFDYVGGLVGVNLGSVDQSYSTGDVSGDYDVGGLLGYNDFETVSNSYSTCNVTGISIIGGLVGECWDGEILNSYSAGYVTGSDSVGGLVGYDMFELISTNSYWDTQTSGQSTSPVGTGKTTAEMKTQSTFVGWDFSSIWSMDDSINSGYPYLLQLPPVSASEDVQNLTSLLAVPLNETDFTFASSEFVEGINVEFNTSSDNVDLTLMSTMNIVKLTGALDNDVWVRIYVDGASEPVLEEKMRSLSKDRSNIDEGSTGTRPISFTIPSSGTHNITYEFNRTGNGAVEVNDIDITLLKFVTAEGNQVREQLTDVSYSHSSTTFNDAFNWSVEKSVESGTFVIGKYSLSSDLESVLQYYYKDLNSGDTSTSWSRHQGSAFDVGSVSGIFVDQVETSSTNYSIFSKSSGVNTNVVGKVLDFDLKDSGAYEISSFSVSNEGTDASNDLQLPAGTHLLATESVTVYNGTGYFLAMTSSFSSLSGSQTPTYFINCTQVPDCYSKKERYLMSDDDIGNAFIYYTTGGLTPGETYNFNLWVTVEEGEVLEQIDEVLAGFEISEFDITFINTAPHVAIIAPEPDAYISGTFYVNASVTDNNEDAFVSNISLSNTTGDVGGYISLPQDVSSVTFDSTQFADGIYNITWVACENETAEKFCSSNVIGVTIDNNAPFIDFNDETTDEGNFSQSYIVGNISVSDMWLNASGIYLYNNSGPVDSSISADSTHSVTFSDLADGYYQLNASAWDYAGNTNETETRSILLDTTDPVIVFNEDTTAEGNFSQNSIFANVTSFDVFGYSSLTISLYNESSLVDSSTTEGNGNLSNEFTGLADGVYYLNATVVDLAGNTNTTSTMEITLDTVKPAIDFNDETTDEGNFSQNYIVGNISVSDMWLNASGIYLYNSSGVVDSSISADSTHSVTFSDLADGYYQLNASVWDYAGNTNETETRSILLDTTDPVIVFNEDTTAEGNFSQTRIFANVTSFDVFGYSSLTISLYNESSLVDSSTTEGNGNLSNEFTSLADGVYYLNATVVDLAGNTNTTSTLEITLDTVKPAIDFNDETTDEGNFSQSYIVGNISVSDMWLNASGIYLYNSSGVVDSSISADSTHSVTFSDLADGYYQLNASVWDYAGNTNETETRSILLDTTDPVIVFNEDTTAEGNFSQTRIFANVTSFDVFGYSSLTISLYNESSLVASSTTEGNGNLSNEFTSLADGVYYLNATVFDLAGNTNTTSTLEITLDTAKPAIDFNDETTDEGNFSQNYIVGNISVSDMWLNASGIYLYNSSGPVDSSISADSTHSVTFSDLADGYYQLNASAWDYAGNTNETETRSILLDTTDPVIVFNEDTTAEGNFSHTSIFANVTSFDLFGYSSLTISLYNESSLVDSSTTTGLGNLSHEFTGLADGVYYLNATVADLAGNTNTTSTLEIKLDTVKPAIDFNDETTDEGNFSQSYIVGNISVSDMWLNASGIYLYNSSGLVDSSISADSTHSVTFSDLADGYYQLNASVWDYAGNTNETETRSILLDTTDPLIVFNEDTTAEGNFSHTSIFANVTSFDLFGYSSLTISLYNESSLVDSSTTEGNGNLSNEFTGLADGVYYLNATVVDLAGNTNTTSTLEITLDTAKPAIDFNDETTDAGNFSQSYIVGNISVSDMWLNASGIYLYNSSGVVDSSISAEPTHSVTFSGLADDYYQLNASVWDYAGNTNETETRSILLDTTDPVIVFNDDVLPSGNFSQDWVFANVTASDNMGIRNVTIYLYNSTGLFNSTSYPGSLSVNFTSLQSGMYYLNATVEDLGGNIVPIGPIAYGIDAIDMKITNVTASQVTDRSATISWKTNEAANSTVYYGLDSNVSMNASKAVFGTDHSIMLTGLQDETLYYYKVVSYDIFGFNNSSQISNFTTVKTSTGGGSSDDNGLPNYYYFQDLKEKQENEAACSALEASREFDVGDVMSGDTVEIDTLDQLKTAGCMVTGVDINLGRDVDDMDVTITQSSSSS is encoded by the coding sequence TTGCTGATATTAATCGGTATGATGATCTCATCTCCTGCGAGTGCAGCCACATTTGCAGTCGGGGACGGTTCTGCCGGAAACCCATATCAGATTTCTACGATCGAGCAGCTTCAGAACATGAGTACTGCCTTGTCAGCAAACTACATATTGATTAATGATATCGATGCCAGTGAAACTATTAGCTGGAATAGTAATGCCGGATTTGTGCCAATAGGTAGTTCCTCAAGTCATTTCACAGGTAGCTTTAATGGTAGCGGATATGTGATCACCGGGCTTCATATAAATAGGCCATCCACAAGTTATATCGGACTTTTTGGATATGTGGGTTCAAGTTCAGAACTTAATAATGTTTGGCTTGAGCATGTTAACATTACTGGTGTTGATTATGTCGGTGGTCTTGTTGGATGGAATGATGGTTCTGTTATTCAAAGTCATTCCAATGGCAATATTACTGGTTTTGATTATGTAGGTGGTCTTGTTGGAGTAAATTTAGGTTCTGTTGATCAGAGTTACTCCACTGGAGATGTTTCTGGTGACTATGATGTCGGTGGACTTCTTGGGTATAATGATTTTGAAACCGTTTCCAATAGTTATTCCACTTGCAATGTTACTGGTATTTCTATTATAGGTGGTCTCGTTGGAGAATGCTGGGATGGCGAAATTTTGAATAGTTATTCTGCCGGGTATGTCACTGGTTCTGATTCTGTCGGTGGTCTTGTTGGATATGATATGTTTGAGTTAATTTCCACTAATAGTTACTGGGATACTCAAACCTCTGGTCAATCTACAAGTCCTGTAGGCACAGGTAAGACAACAGCTGAAATGAAGACACAATCCACATTTGTTGGTTGGGATTTCTCTTCAATTTGGTCCATGGATGACAGTATTAACAGTGGTTATCCGTACTTATTGCAGCTACCTCCGGTAAGTGCTAGTGAAGATGTACAAAATCTGACTTCCCTCCTCGCAGTTCCTCTCAATGAAACTGATTTCACTTTCGCCAGCTCGGAATTTGTTGAAGGCATAAATGTGGAATTCAATACTTCAAGTGATAATGTTGACCTTACCCTTATGAGCACAATGAATATCGTGAAACTGACCGGAGCTCTGGATAATGATGTATGGGTCAGGATCTATGTTGATGGTGCCTCAGAACCTGTGCTTGAAGAAAAGATGAGGTCTCTCAGTAAAGACAGGTCAAATATTGACGAAGGCTCAACAGGAACAAGGCCAATCAGTTTCACTATTCCTTCTTCCGGGACACATAATATTACTTATGAGTTCAACAGGACAGGCAACGGTGCGGTAGAGGTTAATGATATTGACATAACTCTCTTGAAGTTCGTTACGGCAGAAGGAAACCAGGTTCGTGAGCAGCTTACGGATGTGAGCTATAGTCACTCTTCTACTACATTTAATGACGCATTTAACTGGTCTGTGGAAAAGAGTGTTGAATCCGGTACCTTTGTGATAGGTAAATACTCACTGAGTTCTGATCTGGAATCAGTGTTACAATATTACTATAAGGATCTCAACTCAGGTGACACTTCAACATCCTGGTCAAGACATCAGGGAAGTGCCTTTGACGTTGGCTCTGTTTCCGGTATATTCGTAGATCAGGTTGAGACCTCATCAACCAATTACAGCATTTTCTCAAAGAGCAGCGGTGTGAATACGAACGTTGTTGGAAAGGTACTTGACTTTGACCTGAAAGACTCGGGAGCATATGAGATAAGTAGCTTCTCTGTTTCCAACGAGGGTACAGATGCTTCAAATGATCTCCAGCTTCCAGCTGGTACGCATCTACTGGCAACCGAAAGTGTGACTGTGTATAATGGTACCGGTTACTTCCTCGCAATGACCAGCTCTTTCAGCTCACTTTCCGGCTCTCAGACACCGACATATTTCATCAACTGTACTCAGGTTCCTGACTGTTATTCAAAGAAGGAGCGATACCTTATGTCAGATGATGATATTGGTAACGCTTTCATCTACTACACCACTGGTGGTCTGACACCGGGTGAAACATACAATTTCAACCTCTGGGTCACTGTGGAAGAAGGTGAGGTTCTTGAACAGATCGATGAAGTACTCGCTGGTTTCGAGATTAGCGAATTTGATATCACTTTTATTAATACAGCACCGCATGTGGCTATAATTGCACCTGAACCGGATGCTTATATTTCCGGTACTTTCTACGTGAATGCATCTGTAACCGATAACAACGAGGATGCTTTCGTGTCCAATATCAGCCTGAGCAACACCACAGGCGATGTTGGTGGATATATTTCTCTCCCTCAGGATGTTTCTTCTGTCACTTTCGATAGTACCCAATTTGCAGATGGTATCTACAATATTACCTGGGTAGCATGTGAGAATGAAACAGCTGAAAAGTTCTGTTCAAGCAATGTTATCGGTGTAACAATAGACAACAATGCTCCGTTCATTGATTTCAATGATGAGACAACCGATGAGGGCAATTTCAGCCAGAGCTACATTGTTGGTAACATAAGCGTGAGTGACATGTGGCTGAACGCTTCCGGAATCTACCTGTACAACAACAGTGGACCTGTTGATTCCAGCATTAGTGCTGATTCAACTCATTCCGTTACTTTCAGCGATCTTGCTGATGGTTACTATCAGTTGAATGCCAGTGCCTGGGACTATGCCGGTAACACTAATGAGACTGAAACAAGATCTATCCTGCTTGATACAACCGATCCGGTAATTGTATTCAACGAGGATACAACTGCTGAAGGTAACTTCAGTCAGAACAGTATCTTTGCTAACGTTACATCCTTCGATGTTTTCGGCTATTCCAGCCTCACAATATCCCTGTACAATGAGAGTTCACTTGTGGATTCCAGTACAACCGAAGGTAATGGTAACCTTTCCAACGAATTCACAGGTCTTGCTGATGGTGTCTATTACCTGAATGCAACCGTAGTTGACCTTGCAGGTAACACCAACACTACCTCTACTATGGAGATCACACTGGATACTGTTAAACCTGCGATCGATTTCAATGATGAGACAACCGATGAGGGCAATTTCAGTCAGAACTACATTGTTGGTAACATAAGCGTGAGTGACATGTGGCTGAATGCTTCCGGAATCTACCTGTACAACAGCAGTGGAGTTGTTGATTCCAGCATTAGTGCTGATTCAACTCATTCCGTTACTTTCAGCGATCTTGCTGATGGTTACTATCAGTTGAATGCCAGTGTCTGGGACTATGCAGGTAACACTAATGAGACTGAAACAAGATCTATCCTGCTTGATACAACCGATCCGGTAATTGTATTCAACGAGGATACAACTGCTGAAGGTAACTTCAGCCAGACCCGTATCTTTGCTAACGTTACATCCTTCGATGTTTTCGGCTATTCCAGCCTCACAATATCCCTGTACAATGAGAGTTCACTTGTGGATTCCAGTACAACCGAAGGTAATGGTAACCTTTCCAACGAATTCACAAGTCTTGCTGATGGTGTCTATTACCTGAATGCAACCGTAGTTGATCTTGCAGGTAACACCAACACTACCTCTACTCTGGAGATCACACTGGATACTGTTAAACCTGCGATCGATTTCAATGATGAGACAACTGATGAGGGCAATTTCAGCCAGAGCTACATTGTTGGTAACATAAGCGTGAGTGACATGTGGCTGAATGCTTCCGGAATCTACCTGTACAACAGCAGTGGAGTTGTTGATTCCAGCATTAGTGCTGATTCAACTCATTCCGTTACTTTCAGCGATCTTGCTGATGGTTACTATCAGTTGAATGCCAGTGTCTGGGACTATGCCGGTAACACTAATGAGACTGAAACAAGATCTATCCTGCTTGATACAACCGATCCGGTAATTGTATTCAACGAGGATACAACTGCTGAAGGTAACTTCAGCCAGACCCGTATCTTTGCTAACGTTACATCCTTCGATGTTTTCGGCTATTCCAGCCTCACAATATCCCTGTACAATGAGAGTTCACTTGTGGCTTCCAGTACAACCGAAGGTAATGGTAACCTTTCCAACGAATTCACAAGTCTTGCTGATGGTGTCTATTACCTGAATGCAACCGTATTTGATCTTGCAGGTAACACCAACACTACCTCTACTCTGGAGATCACACTGGATACTGCTAAACCTGCGATCGATTTCAATGATGAGACAACTGATGAGGGCAATTTCAGCCAGAACTACATTGTTGGTAACATAAGCGTGAGTGACATGTGGCTGAACGCTTCCGGAATCTACCTGTACAACAGCAGTGGACCTGTTGATTCCAGCATTAGTGCTGATTCAACTCATTCCGTTACTTTCAGCGATCTTGCTGATGGTTACTATCAGTTGAATGCAAGTGCCTGGGACTATGCCGGTAACACCAATGAGACTGAAACAAGATCTATCCTGCTTGATACAACCGATCCGGTAATTGTATTCAACGAGGATACAACTGCTGAAGGTAACTTCAGTCATACCAGTATCTTTGCTAACGTTACATCCTTCGATTTATTCGGCTATTCCAGTCTTACAATATCCCTGTACAATGAGAGTTCACTTGTGGATTCCAGTACAACCACTGGTCTTGGGAACCTTTCTCATGAATTCACAGGTCTTGCTGATGGTGTCTATTACCTGAATGCAACCGTAGCTGACCTTGCAGGTAACACCAACACTACCTCTACTCTGGAGATCAAACTGGATACTGTTAAACCTGCGATCGATTTCAATGATGAGACAACTGATGAAGGCAATTTCAGCCAGAGCTACATTGTTGGTAACATAAGTGTGAGTGACATGTGGTTGAATGCTTCCGGAATCTACCTGTACAACAGCAGTGGACTTGTTGATTCCAGCATTAGTGCTGATTCAACTCATTCCGTTACTTTCAGCGATCTTGCTGATGGTTACTATCAGTTGAATGCAAGTGTCTGGGACTATGCCGGTAACACCAATGAAACTGAAACAAGATCTATCCTGCTTGATACAACCGATCCGTTAATTGTATTCAACGAGGATACAACTGCTGAAGGTAACTTCAGTCATACCAGTATCTTTGCTAACGTTACATCCTTCGATTTATTCGGCTATTCCAGTCTTACAATATCCCTGTACAATGAGAGTTCACTTGTGGATTCCAGTACAACCGAAGGTAATGGTAACCTTTCCAACGAATTCACAGGTCTTGCTGATGGTGTCTATTACCTGAATGCAACCGTAGTTGATCTTGCAGGTAACACCAACACTACCTCTACTCTGGAGATCACACTGGATACTGCTAAACCTGCGATCGATTTCAATGATGAGACAACTGATGCAGGCAATTTCAGCCAGAGCTACATTGTTGGTAACATAAGCGTGAGTGACATGTGGCTGAACGCTTCCGGAATCTACCTGTACAACAGCAGTGGAGTTGTTGATTCCAGCATCAGTGCTGAGCCTACTCATTCCGTTACTTTCAGCGGTCTTGCTGATGATTACTACCAGCTGAACGCAAGTGTCTGGGATTATGCCGGTAACACCAATGAAACTGAAACAAGATCTATCCTGCTTGATACAACCGATCCGGTAATTGTATTCAATGATGATGTGCTACCTTCAGGTAATTTCAGTCAGGACTGGGTATTTGCCAATGTAACAGCATCTGATAATATGGGCATAAGGAATGTTACTATCTACCTTTACAACAGTACAGGATTGTTCAATTCCACATCATACCCCGGCAGTCTTTCTGTGAACTTCACATCACTGCAATCCGGAATGTATTATCTGAATGCGACTGTTGAGGATCTTGGTGGTAATATTGTTCCGATCGGTCCTATTGCCTATGGTATTGATGCAATCGATATGAAAATAACCAATGTGACCGCATCACAGGTGACAGACAGGTCTGCCACAATCTCATGGAAGACTAATGAAGCTGCCAATTCCACGGTATACTATGGTCTCGATTCAAATGTCTCTATGAATGCTTCAAAAGCAGTATTTGGAACAGATCACAGTATCATGCTAACCGGACTTCAGGATGAAACACTGTACTACTATAAGGTAGTCAGCTACGACATTTTTGGTTTCAACAACTCTTCCCAGATCAGTAACTTCACAACTGTTAAAACAAGCACCGGGGGTGGATCATCTGATGACAACGGTCTTCCAAACTACTACTACTTCCAGGATCTGAAGGAAAAGCAGGAAAATGAAGCTGCCTGCTCAGCACTTGAGGCTTCCAGAGAGTTTGATGTGGGAGATGTCATGTCAGGAGATACCGTTGAGATCGATACACTTGACCAGCTCAAAACTGCCGGATGTATGGTCACCGGTGTGGACATTAATCTGGGCAGGGATGTCGATGACATGGATGTGACCATCACTCAGAGCTCATCATCCTCTTAG
- a CDS encoding MBL fold metallo-hydrolase, whose product MDTSTNVIPIPLKMTTAFIVRGEGTILVDTGYPGSEDAILEKLHEIDIAPEDVNLIVLTHGHPDHAGSAAKLREITGAKVVINRLDANKLRTGTQGNLKPSRFIGRILKLFLGHGKNTRYPPLEPDILIEDLFELDEYGVLGKVISTPGHTPGSVSIILDNGDAIVGDLIVPSLLSSKPNIPFWADDLNEVMKSIQKLVDYAPERIYIAHFGGPYTLDDLKKSFRI is encoded by the coding sequence ATGGACACATCTACAAATGTAATTCCAATACCTCTGAAGATGACAACTGCTTTCATCGTAAGAGGAGAAGGAACTATTCTGGTCGATACCGGTTATCCGGGAAGTGAAGATGCCATTCTTGAAAAGCTCCATGAAATTGATATCGCTCCTGAGGATGTAAACCTCATTGTCCTGACCCATGGCCACCCTGATCATGCAGGAAGTGCTGCAAAGTTGCGTGAGATAACCGGTGCAAAAGTTGTTATAAACCGACTGGATGCGAATAAGCTCCGCACCGGTACTCAGGGAAATTTAAAACCTTCCAGATTTATCGGAAGGATCCTCAAGTTGTTCCTCGGACATGGAAAGAATACACGCTATCCCCCACTTGAACCCGATATTCTCATTGAGGACCTGTTTGAACTTGATGAATACGGTGTCCTGGGAAAAGTTATCTCCACACCGGGACATACTCCCGGATCTGTATCAATAATTCTGGATAATGGTGATGCCATCGTGGGAGATCTGATAGTCCCGTCACTTCTTTCCAGCAAGCCCAATATTCCTTTCTGGGCAGATGATCTGAATGAAGTTATGAAGAGCATCCAAAAGCTAGTTGACTATGCTCCGGAGAGAATATATATTGCACATTTCGGAGGACCTTACACTTTGGACGATCTAAAAAAGAGCTTCCGGATATAA